In Bos indicus isolate NIAB-ARS_2022 breed Sahiwal x Tharparkar chromosome 2, NIAB-ARS_B.indTharparkar_mat_pri_1.0, whole genome shotgun sequence, a single genomic region encodes these proteins:
- the ACTL8 gene encoding actin-like protein 8, producing the protein MSARTIIIDHGSAFLKAGLSGWNEPQLVLPSVVNYIPCRENPGPSYARRRVSLGIDICRPDTFSYPVQRGRVINWEGVEHIWSFILEKHRLEHEDFPVIITESPLKEPVDRQKTLEILFELLNVPSVLLADQLEMSLYSSGLLTGVVVDSGCGLTRVQPFHLGRPLRPGATTLEFAGQDLSVYLFKSLFKEDYNRHNLFQLDTVASTQMRKCYVPQNLGDELDFYQNLPDGADERNSYHLPDGTAVELTPMQRLAPEMFFSPQVFGLQGPSLAQAAMDSIEACEASLRPLLASHVAPCGGNTLYPGFTMRLYQLLASHFFPTKASVFAGSNRHFSVWLGASVVAHLSTYKSEWLTKEEYDERFRL; encoded by the exons ATGTCTGCAAGAACCATCATCATTGACCATGGCTCTGCCTTTCTGAAGGCTGGCTTGTCGGGCTGGAATGAGCCGCAGCTGGTCTTACCCAGTGTCGTGAACTACATCCCCTGCCGGGAGAACCCGGGCCCCAGCTACGCTCGGCGGCGTGTGAGTCTTGGCATCGACATTTGCCGACCTGACACCTTCAGCTACCCCGTGCAGCGGGGCCGCGTCATCAACTGGGAGGGTGTGGAGCACATCTGGTCGTTCATCCTGGAGAAGCATCGGCTGGAGCACGAGGACTTCCCTGTGATCATCACAGAGAGCCCCCTGAAGGAGCCCGTGGACCGTCAGAAAACCCTGGAG ATCCTGTTTGAGTTGCTGAACGTGCCGTCCGTCCTCCTGGCCGACCAGCTGGAGATGTCGCTGTACTCGTCCGGCCTGCTGACGGGCGTGGTGGTGGACTCAGGCTGTGGCCTGACGCGCGTGCAGCCCTTCCACCTGGGCCGCCCGCTGCGGCCCGGGGCAACGACGCTGGAGTTCGCGGGCCAGGACCTCTCGGTCTATCTCTTCAAGAGCCTCTTCAAGGAAGACTACAATCGCCACAACCTGTTCCAGCTGGACACCGTGGCCAGCACCCAGATGCGTAAGTGCTACGTGCCGCAGAACCTGGGGGACGAGCTGGACTTCTACCAGAACCTGCCGGACGGCGCCGACGAGCGCAACAGCTACCATCTGCCGGACGGCACCGCGGTGGAGCTGACCCCCATGCAGCGGCTGGCCCCCGAGATGTTCTTCAGCCCCCAGGTGTTCGGCCTGCAGGGGCCCAGCCTCGCCCAGGCCGCCATGGACTCCATCGAGGCCTGCGAGGCCAGCCTGCGCCCGCTGCTCGCCTCTCACGTGGCGCCCTGCGGGGGCAACACCCTCTACCCCGGCTTCACCATGCGCCTCTACCAGCTGCTCGCCAGCCATTTCTTCCCCACCAAGGCGTCCGTGTTTGCGGGCTCCAACAGGCATTTCAGTGTCTGGCTGGGAGCGTCCGTGGTGGCTCACCTGTCGACGTACAAGTCTGAGTGGCTGACGAAGGAGGAGTATGACGAGAGGTTCCGGCTGTAG